The genomic stretch AAATCAGGGGAATTAATTCTGAATTTGTCTCGTTTATTATTGTGGATGAGGAACAAGAATCTCTACTCTGTAATACTCACATCAAGCAGAAAATTCCCTTTGCGAAGCGCTTAGAGGTTTGCAACTTTATAAATCGAGTGAATTATGAACTGGCGATTGGAAATTTCGAATTGGATATGGATGATGGAGAAATTCGCTTTCGCACTTACCTAGATTCCGCCAATTCTGAACCATCACGAGAACAGTTGCTCAATCTCTTATGGAACGGCGCCCAAACCTTTGATATCTATTACCCAGGATTTATTAAAATCATTTCTGAAGATTATTTAGCCGAAGAAGCTGTGAGCGCTTGCTCTCAAGATGAAAAATAATCGTATTTGATAGCATTAGATAGCCTGCTTTTCCTTGCTAGCGAGGAATGAAAGCAGGTTTTTTTCCTTTTATTAGTAACATTAGCATATTGCCTAATTACCGCCAGCAATTACCTGTTTATTTTATGTTACGGCTTCAGATAATAAGATTGTCTCACTAACCTATATTTTAATACATTTAAGGAGGGACCCTACATGGCAGGAGAAAGAAGTACTAACCAACCAGCAGCCCCTGGTGCTGCACAATCACTTGATCAATTCAAGTATGAGATTGCTAATGAATTAGGTGTTCAATTGGGCGGCGATCGCACCAGCCGTGAAAACGGTTCTGTTGGCGGCCAAATGACCAAACGCATGATTCAATTTGCTGAAGAAAACCTCAAAAGAGGTACCCGCATCTAACCATACATTCCTTAAGAGAGGTATCCTTGCGGATACCTCTCTTAAATTTAAATATTAAGAAAAAGCGGGGGGTACCCGCCTTTTTTCTTAATATTTGATTGTCCCATCTGTTTCCGCGAGAAACTTCTTTTTTGAATCTAAGTGTTTTCTCACATCCTTAAGTTGGTGGGGGGTAAGCTCTTCGGCATTTTCAGCTAGAAATTGCTCATTTTTTTGAATGTTGTTTAAGGTCAACTCAATCTTTTTCAAATCTTCGTTTTGCTTTTTATTTCCGTCATTTCTTGGCATCATCATCACCTCTCCATTATTTTTCCCTCTTCGATGATCAAGATACTCCGAAAAGACAGTTTTTTCGGAAAGGACTTTAGTAATTTATGCCACTTTGGTATAATATAAAACAAAGAGGAATTTTAGCAAAGTAAGGAGGTTAAATTTGCGAGTCAAAACTTTTAGCTCACCTGACCCCCGTCTTCTCGAGAAAGAGGTCAATCAATGGCTTGAAGACACCAGTTGGATCAAAATCGTAAATATAACTCAAAGCTCTGCTCAAACCCATTTGGTCAGCATTTGGTATGAAGAACCAAATGTGCCTTTCCTCGGATAAAGCCGAATAGTCTATGCCATAATAATAAGAAAAATTAAGTTTCAAAACGGAAGGGACTGTAGCTTCATGAAAATCTCGCTCTTTATCACTTGTCTGGGAGACACCATGTTTCCTGATATTGGTGTAACTATGTCCAAGATTTTTACCCGTTTAGGGCATACAGTTGATTTTCCTGAAGGACAATTCTGTTGCGGACAGATTTCCTTTAATTCTGGTTATATGGATGATACCCGCACAGTAGCCCGTGCCCTTATTGACGCTTTCGAAGACAGCGAAGTAGTAGTTGGCCCCAGCGGCTCTTGCATCGGTATGATCCATCATAATTATCCAGACTTATTTAAGGACGATCCGGTTTATTCGAAAAAAGCTAAAGAGCTCATCGATAAGAGCTATGAATTTTCCCAGTTTATCGTTAATGTCCTTAAGACACCTGACCTTGGTGCTCGCTATAAAGCTAAAGTTACTTACCATCCCTCCTGTCATGCTACTCGTTTATTAGGATTGAAGGAGGAACCCTTGACCCTATTGCAACATATCCAAGATCTCGAAATAGTTCCTCTCCCGGAAGCTCATCTCTGTTGCGGGTTCGGCGGTACCTTTTCGATTAAAATGCCACGCATCTCGGAAGCCATGGTGGCCGAAAAGGCCCAGCACGTCTTGGAATCCGGGGCCGATATCCTGACAGGACTTGACATGGGCTGTCTTATGAATATCTCCGGATATATGGAGAAACATGGCCGTTCCATACCAGCCATGCATCTCATACAATTGCTCGGGAAGGGGATGTAAGAATGTCACTGGATAATCACTATGATGTAAATGCAGCTCTTGATAAAGCCTTAAGCGACGATTTTTTACGGAAGGCCACCCGCCGGGCAACTGATCGGCTAAGAAATAATAAAAAAGCGATCACTGATGAACTAGGCAATTGGGAAGAATGGCGTCAAGCCGGCGAGAAGATCCGCAATCATGTGGTTCTCAACTTAGACTATTACCTCAATATGCTCATCGACAATGTTGAGAAAAATGGTGGCATTGTCCATTTAGCTAAAACTCCTGAAGAAGCCGTAAAAATTACAAAGGATATTTTCGAAAAGCATGGTTTTAAATCGGTCATTAAATCCAAGTCCATGATTACGGAAGAAATCCACCTTAACCCCGCCTTAGAAAAAGACGGCATCGAGGTTGTGGAGACAGACTTAGCCGAGTACATTATCCAGATTGCGGATGAACCACCCTCACATATTATTGTTCCCGCTATGCATAAAAACCGGGATCAGATTGCTAAGCTCTTTGAACCCATTGCCGGGCATCCCCTAGAATCTGATACCCCTACCCTGACCAAATTTGCTCGTGAGCAATTGCGCCAAAAATTCCTTGCCAGTAAAATCGGCATCACCGGTTGCAACTTTGCGGTAGCCGACACCGGGACCATTACCATGGTAACTAACGAAGGCAATGGGCGGATGACCAGCACCATACCTGAAGTGCAAATCACGATGATGGGCATGGAGCGGATTGTCCCATCCTTCAAAGAGCTTAGTGTGCTCCTTAATCTTCTAGCTCGCAGTGCAACTGGACAACGTCTCTCCGTATATACAACAATGACAACCCCGCCTAGACGCGAAGAGGAATTAGATGGACCTAAAGAATGGCATTTGGTTATTCTTGATCACAACCGTTCAGAGATTCTCGGTGACGAGGAATTCCGTTCCTCACTCCGTTGTATCCGCTGCGGTGCTTGCTTTAATGTCTGTCCCGTCTATCGCCAAGTCGGCGGTCATGCCTATGGTTCCGTCTATTCCGGGCCGATTGGGGTGGTAATTACACCTTTATTAGAACAAGATTATGAGAAATGGGGACATCTTCCCTACTTCTCCTCCCTTTGTGCGGCCTGCGCCGAAGCCTGCCCTGTACGCATTCCACTCCATGATTTAATCGTCAAGCACCGCGACCGTAAGGTCCTCAAGGGTCATACTCCCGGCCTGGAGAAGAAGATATTCAAATACTATGGCTACTACTTCTCCCATCCAAAAACCCTTAACAAATTTATCCGCTTAGGTTCAAAATTCCAATTTATCTTAATGCGCAACGGTAGAATTAACGGAGGACCGCCCCCGCTCTCCAATTGGACAAACAGCAAGACCTTACCTCCTGTAGCTAAACAGACTTTCCGGGATCAGTGGCCCGAGCTTAAGAAGAGTCTGGAGAATATGAAGCGAGGTGATAAATAATGAGCAATCGTCAAGAATTTATCGCAAATATCGCTAAAAAACTTGGTCGCCCTACCCCAAGCTCTGTGACCCCCGTGGAAGTAACCTATCCACTATTTCAGACGAACTCCCCAGAGGAACGGTTGGAACATTTTCTCAAGATGTTTGAAACTATGGGCGGCAAAGTGGCTAAAGCTGCTACCTCTGCAGAAGCTACCGAGGCCCTAAAGGCATGGTTTGGCGAAAAGCCCGAATGGTTAGGCTCCAATAAAGTGATCACCTGGAATGAACTCCCCACCATGGCTCGAGCCTGTCTCGAGGGGTTAGGATGGTCTGCGCGAGTCTACGCCGACCTTCCTGCCAATCGCGAGGAACGCTATGCCATTATGGATAAAGCCGAACTTGGTATTACTGGTGTCGATTACGGTATCGTCCAATCCGGTTCCCTCGTCTTAAAGAGCAACACCCAACGGGGAAGAGCCGTGAGCTTAATTCCCATCCGTCATCTCGCCTTTATCCCAGCCTCGGTGATTCGAGATCGTCTGGATCAAGTGCTTGCTGAACTTAAGCAGTCACCTATTCCTGCTGCCATCGAAATCATCTCTGGACCTAGTCGTACTTCGGATATCGAGATGGATTTATCGATTGGTGTCCATGGACCGGTGGAACTCTATTGTATTGTTATGGACAATCAATAACCTCCTCTCTTTCAAGCGTCAATTCATTTTCCTAAAAGCATCTACCTAATAGCTTTACTTAATAGGATTAAACGAATTAAAAGCGAGAACTCAAGTTTATTTTTGAGTTCTCGCTTTCTATGATTAATCTCCACTGTCAGAAAGTGTAACTTCATTACCTACTATCCTTCTGCATAAGGCAACGAGCGGCTTCGCTTTTTTCGGATGTGGGCCTTAAAGGCTTGGCGAAGCCGGGTTTTCTTTAACGGAGGTCACGTTTGGATTTTAATTTTTTGTTTTTTAAGGTAATTAAGGATGCTCTCTTTTTCCCGGACTTCCACATGCACTATAGGTTGAACTTCGTTTCCGGCAATGCCATCCCAGCGGTAGTACAAGGTTTGTTGATACTTTTGGTTAATAAAGGGATCAGTATATTCTAGGTGAAGCACTATATAATAGGGGCTTACGTCGGGCTCACTATTATCGACTTCATAAGATTTAAACTTAATAAGTAAGCTTGATGCCATATTCTGCGGTATTTCATTAGCTAAATAATACGTATCATTTTGAAGGGGTTTATTTTCAAGCTCTTGTTCAATAACAAGGGTTCGACTGGCCAGATTTACAACGGGGTGAGTACCCACATTATTAAACTTGAACTCCAAGCTTAACCCTGACTTTGCTTCAATCTTAGGCGAGTCCTGAAGAGATAAGTAGGGTCGGGAGGATTCCCTATCAATTTTCCAGGCATTCAAGGTGACCGTAACCGTAATCGTAGCCGTAATTGCCAAGATTGATGTGCCGATGGTGGCAATAATGCTGCTCCACTTCGCAAATTTCTCTCCATAATAACCCATTCCTTGCTATACCACCTCCTTAGCCAACACCCTTTAGTGTTCTACATTTTTTGTTTTATATACATGCTACAGGAGAAGAGTTGGATTATCTAAAGTTTGAAAAAGCTTTGGGAGGCCTGCTGATACATACAAGAGAGACAGCACCTACAGGGCACTGTCTCTCTTGAGTATCGATATAATCTTCGCTTAGTTTGAATACCTTAACTTTGCCGCAACTTGCTTAGTCTTTAATATCCCAACTTCTCTTAATATGCTCAACGAGGTTATCGGGCTCAACATTGGTATGACATTGATCACAATCCATTAATCCGCGGGTATTTTCTAAAGAATGACCTTTACCATGACACATCATGCAGTCCTCGACCGATTCATTTTTGTAAACTGCCTTAAAGGTTTTGCTGTGGAATTGATTTAATAGCTCTACCGTCTTAGCTGCCACATCGGCTGTTACACGAGCGCAACGTTCACTACGGGCCTTACTTTCAGCTTTGAGACCACTGGCATCACACCAATTACTTACGGATACATGGCAGAGAGGAGACCCGGCAACGCTTTTCTCCATAACCCCATCATATTCCAGCGCTTTACCTGCGGCCGGTGCGAATTCGGGGAATGAATGATCACAATACCAACCAAATAGTTCGCTTACGACTTTATCAGCATCCTTCTTTTCCATGGTATAGTTGATGGCCGTGGCCGCACCGATAAGCGCTCCACACAGTGTCGCCCAACCGCCACCGCCGGTTCCACCCCAACCCAAAACTTGGGTTGGAACCATAGTGTATGGATATCCTACCTTATCTCCGAGCTGTCCAATAATGGCTTCAAAAGCACCATAGGAGCATTTCGATTTGCCATACCCTGCATAACCGTCTAGCTTCGCCTTTTCCGCGTCGAGATGTGCATATGGATATGGAAAACTCGGAATTTCACAATTACTATCACATGGGGCTGGTGTTGGTGTTGTTTCAACTGCCTCTACAACCTTCGTGGTATTGAAGATACTTGAACCAACGGCTAGCGCTCCCGCAGCCAGGATTCCCGATTTGAGAAATTTTCTCCTTGATAAGTCTTTTTCTTCATACATCAAAAAGCCCTCCCTTTCTCGAATACAATTCCTTTTGACCTCGGCATCCCACATTTTAAAAATGCTATAACTTCTTTTATCACCTCACCTATTCAACTTCTTTTCTTATATCAAATTAATGTATTGAGCTTAACTTCCTTAAATCCTGAACATTCTCACCCCATCGGCGTCAATAAGGTGTACCGCACAGGCCATACAGGGATCAAAGGAACGAATCACGCGAACAACGTTCACCGGATTATCCGGGTCCGCCGCAACTCCGATTAGAGCCCGTTCAATGGGGCCAGCTAACCCATGATCATCACGCGGGGAAACATTCCATGTTGTGGGAACAACGAGTTGATAATTGCTGATAACATGGTTATCGATGTTAATCCAATGTCCTAAGGCACCCCGCGGAGCTTCATTAAGCCCCACCCCTTGCCCCTGCTTCGGCGGATC from Desulfitobacterium dichloroeliminans LMG P-21439 encodes the following:
- a CDS encoding LutC/YkgG family protein, producing MSNRQEFIANIAKKLGRPTPSSVTPVEVTYPLFQTNSPEERLEHFLKMFETMGGKVAKAATSAEATEALKAWFGEKPEWLGSNKVITWNELPTMARACLEGLGWSARVYADLPANREERYAIMDKAELGITGVDYGIVQSGSLVLKSNTQRGRAVSLIPIRHLAFIPASVIRDRLDQVLAELKQSPIPAAIEIISGPSRTSDIEMDLSIGVHGPVELYCIVMDNQ
- a CDS encoding (Fe-S)-binding protein, translating into MKISLFITCLGDTMFPDIGVTMSKIFTRLGHTVDFPEGQFCCGQISFNSGYMDDTRTVARALIDAFEDSEVVVGPSGSCIGMIHHNYPDLFKDDPVYSKKAKELIDKSYEFSQFIVNVLKTPDLGARYKAKVTYHPSCHATRLLGLKEEPLTLLQHIQDLEIVPLPEAHLCCGFGGTFSIKMPRISEAMVAEKAQHVLESGADILTGLDMGCLMNISGYMEKHGRSIPAMHLIQLLGKGM
- a CDS encoding C-GCAxxG-C-C family protein; amino-acid sequence: MYEEKDLSRRKFLKSGILAAGALAVGSSIFNTTKVVEAVETTPTPAPCDSNCEIPSFPYPYAHLDAEKAKLDGYAGYGKSKCSYGAFEAIIGQLGDKVGYPYTMVPTQVLGWGGTGGGGWATLCGALIGAATAINYTMEKKDADKVVSELFGWYCDHSFPEFAPAAGKALEYDGVMEKSVAGSPLCHVSVSNWCDASGLKAESKARSERCARVTADVAAKTVELLNQFHSKTFKAVYKNESVEDCMMCHGKGHSLENTRGLMDCDQCHTNVEPDNLVEHIKRSWDIKD
- a CDS encoding LutB/LldF family L-lactate oxidation iron-sulfur protein, with amino-acid sequence MSLDNHYDVNAALDKALSDDFLRKATRRATDRLRNNKKAITDELGNWEEWRQAGEKIRNHVVLNLDYYLNMLIDNVEKNGGIVHLAKTPEEAVKITKDIFEKHGFKSVIKSKSMITEEIHLNPALEKDGIEVVETDLAEYIIQIADEPPSHIIVPAMHKNRDQIAKLFEPIAGHPLESDTPTLTKFAREQLRQKFLASKIGITGCNFAVADTGTITMVTNEGNGRMTSTIPEVQITMMGMERIVPSFKELSVLLNLLARSATGQRLSVYTTMTTPPRREEELDGPKEWHLVILDHNRSEILGDEEFRSSLRCIRCGACFNVCPVYRQVGGHAYGSVYSGPIGVVITPLLEQDYEKWGHLPYFSSLCAACAEACPVRIPLHDLIVKHRDRKVLKGHTPGLEKKIFKYYGYYFSHPKTLNKFIRLGSKFQFILMRNGRINGGPPPLSNWTNSKTLPPVAKQTFRDQWPELKKSLENMKRGDK
- a CDS encoding alpha/beta-type small acid-soluble spore protein — translated: MAGERSTNQPAAPGAAQSLDQFKYEIANELGVQLGGDRTSRENGSVGGQMTKRMIQFAEENLKRGTRI
- a CDS encoding YbjN domain-containing protein — protein: MTLFEILYRALKQDGWNFEYDEKNELFRIEIRGINSEFVSFIIVDEEQESLLCNTHIKQKIPFAKRLEVCNFINRVNYELAIGNFELDMDDGEIRFRTYLDSANSEPSREQLLNLLWNGAQTFDIYYPGFIKIISEDYLAEEAVSACSQDEK